A genomic region of Limnohabitans curvus contains the following coding sequences:
- a CDS encoding IS3 family transposase (programmed frameshift) — protein sequence MQRAKYAPEFKDEAVKQVIDKGHSVVDVAKRLGIAEGVLYTWVSKFKKADEPSTNDLKVLQAEMAKLKAELRRTTEERDILKKGRRVLCKAVRVKYAFIQAHRSEFKLTSMCRVLKVHRSGYYAWLHEPLSARARANEVLTAKIKEFYDQSMGIYGSPRIFCDLREAGVACSENRVARLMRVAQIKSVRGYKRPRYKVGKPSLVAPNQLQRQFQHDEPDQAWVTDITYIRTHEGWLYLAAVLDLHSRAVVGWSMGPRMQTSLVLDALTMAVWRRRPKDSVIIHSDQGSQFGSDEFNRWCKDNRLSPSMSRRGNCWDNAVAESFFSNLKSEQIKKRIYQTRAEAKSDIFDYIEGFYNRVRRHKHLDQLSPYEFERQRQTAL from the exons ATGCAACGAGCGAAATATGCCCCTGAGTTCAAAGACGAGGCAGTCAAACAAGTCATCGATAAAGGCCACTCGGTTGTCGATGTAGCCAAGCGACTAGGCATTGCTGAAGGTGTTCTGTACACGTGGGTCAGTAAGTTCAAAAAGGCTGATGAACCATCTACCAACGATCTAAAGGTGCTGCAAGCCGAGATGGCCAAGCTCAAGGCTGAGCTAAGACGCACTACCGAGGAGCGCGATATCCTAAAAA AAGGCCGCCGCGTACTTTGCAAAGCAGTCCGGGTGAAGTACGCATTTATTCAAGCCCACCGATCCGAATTCAAACTCACCAGCATGTGCCGCGTTCTCAAAGTTCACCGCAGCGGCTACTACGCTTGGCTGCATGAGCCGCTCTCAGCAAGGGCAAGAGCCAATGAGGTGTTGACGGCAAAGATCAAAGAGTTCTACGACCAGAGCATGGGCATCTACGGCAGTCCGCGCATCTTCTGTGACCTGCGTGAAGCTGGCGTGGCTTGTAGCGAAAACCGTGTGGCGCGGCTGATGCGTGTGGCTCAAATCAAATCAGTTCGAGGCTACAAACGCCCTAGGTACAAAGTGGGCAAGCCTTCATTGGTTGCGCCCAACCAGTTGCAGCGCCAGTTCCAACACGACGAACCCGACCAAGCTTGGGTGACGGACATCACGTATATCCGCACACATGAAGGGTGGCTGTATTTGGCGGCTGTACTAGATTTGCATTCGCGTGCGGTGGTGGGATGGAGTATGGGCCCACGCATGCAGACGAGCTTGGTGCTGGATGCATTGACGATGGCGGTGTGGCGCAGAAGGCCAAAGGACTCAGTGATCATCCATTCTGACCAGGGTAGCCAATTTGGCAGCGATGAGTTCAACCGCTGGTGCAAAGACAACCGACTGAGCCCGAGCATGAGCCGTCGAGGCAACTGCTGGGATAACGCGGTTGCTGAATCGTTCTTCAGTAATTTGAAGAGCGAACAAATCAAGAAGCGGATTTACCAAACTCGGGCTGAAGCTAAGTCGGACATCTTCGATTACATCGAGGGTTTCTACAATCGAGTTCGACGCCATAAGCACCTCGATCAACTCAGCCCCTATGAGTTCGAGCGGCAGCGTCAAACTGCGCTATGA
- a CDS encoding LysM peptidoglycan-binding domain-containing protein — MTNPSSHTAARGDTLGGIARFYKKTVQELVDINQIKNPNVLYIGQVIYLEPPLPPKDTLQVMFMDKLRHPIEGIAAKLKLDGKEHLCQSNACGLLPELELAKLGAEVEVWVQNARQEWKKVGLTIASQGQQWMNMVSPSIKITHQLAPHDPEAAKKKHAPAHAADKPHDGKAKGTPVKAGSPVHKNTSAAHNTIELSVDIPQDLIEYFKGYKDESITEEDWKKAAFQLACDINVLKAFAKVESGGRNAYWQLRKDGNVHVPYILYERHKFSRLTKHQYDKVNPDVSWPQAYVRAKKKIGGKTVSSIGMNNEQVQAYLGDENPHAYTHDNRVDEEQDTYNGNTYLRLLNAYRLDKDEALKACSWGKFQIMGENHKICDRPDLTEFVKVMCSGEKGQLALLTAFIEKKPAAPILDAHKKTIGRHKTLHQAVKDKDWRMMAYNYNGPGYEADNYHVRLEAAYNEYKKAGV; from the coding sequence ATGACAAACCCTTCATCACATACGGCCGCAAGAGGCGACACCCTTGGTGGAATTGCACGTTTTTACAAGAAGACGGTTCAAGAGTTGGTGGATATCAACCAAATCAAAAACCCAAATGTTTTGTACATCGGGCAAGTGATTTATTTGGAACCACCGCTGCCTCCAAAAGACACATTGCAAGTCATGTTTATGGACAAGTTGCGTCATCCCATAGAGGGCATTGCCGCCAAGCTCAAATTAGATGGAAAAGAACATCTATGTCAAAGCAATGCGTGTGGGTTGTTGCCTGAGCTGGAGTTGGCAAAACTTGGTGCTGAGGTAGAGGTGTGGGTGCAAAACGCACGCCAAGAGTGGAAAAAAGTTGGACTAACCATTGCCAGCCAAGGCCAACAGTGGATGAACATGGTCTCACCCAGCATCAAGATCACACATCAACTGGCTCCGCACGACCCTGAAGCGGCCAAGAAAAAACACGCCCCCGCACACGCAGCCGACAAGCCACACGACGGCAAAGCCAAAGGTACGCCCGTTAAGGCAGGCAGCCCCGTTCACAAAAACACAAGCGCCGCGCACAACACCATTGAGCTGTCGGTGGACATTCCGCAAGACCTGATTGAGTACTTCAAAGGCTATAAGGATGAGTCGATTACGGAGGAGGATTGGAAAAAAGCAGCCTTCCAACTGGCATGCGACATCAACGTTTTAAAAGCCTTCGCCAAAGTAGAAAGCGGCGGACGCAATGCCTATTGGCAACTCAGAAAAGATGGCAATGTGCATGTCCCTTATATCTTGTATGAACGGCACAAGTTCAGCCGATTAACCAAGCATCAGTACGACAAGGTGAACCCTGATGTGTCATGGCCTCAAGCGTATGTGCGTGCGAAAAAGAAAATCGGCGGCAAAACTGTCTCATCCATCGGCATGAACAACGAACAGGTGCAAGCCTATTTGGGGGACGAAAACCCACACGCCTACACACACGACAACCGTGTCGATGAGGAGCAAGACACTTACAACGGCAACACCTACTTGCGTCTGCTCAATGCCTATCGACTCGACAAAGACGAGGCACTCAAAGCCTGCTCATGGGGTAAGTTCCAAATCATGGGAGAGAACCACAAGATTTGTGACAGGCCCGACTTGACTGAATTTGTCAAAGTGATGTGCTCAGGTGAAAAAGGGCAACTGGCTTTGCTCACGGCGTTTATTGAGAAGAAGCCAGCAGCACCGATTTTGGATGCCCACAAAAAAACCATCGGCCGACACAAGACTTTGCATCAAGCTGTAAAGGACAAAGACTGGCGAATGATGGCCTACAACTACAACGGACCAGGGTATGAAGCAGATAACTACCACGTAAGGCTAGAAGCTGCTTACAACGAATACAAGAAAGCGGGTGTGTGA